A single window of Nicotiana sylvestris chromosome 5, ASM39365v2, whole genome shotgun sequence DNA harbors:
- the LOC104217903 gene encoding probable sugar phosphate/phosphate translocator At3g11320 — MKTSGKFFTIALVAAWYSSNIGVLLLNKYLLSNYGFKYPIFLTMCHMTACSLFSYIAIAWMKIVPMQTMRSRVQFMKISALSLVFCGSVVSGNISLRYLPVSFNQAIGATTPFFTAVFAYLMTMRRESWLTYATLLPVVAGVIIASGGEPSFHLFGFIMCIGATAARALKSVLQGILLSSEGEKLNSMNLLLYMAPIAVVLLLPVTVMMEENVVGITLALARDDITIVWLLLFNSALAYFVNLTNFLVTKHTSALTLQVLGNAKGAVAVVVSILIFRNPVSVTGMLGYTFTVFGVILYSEVKKHSK; from the exons ATGAAAACATCCGGCAAATTCTTCACGATAGCGCTGGTAGCAGCATGGTATTCATCAAACATTGGGGTTTTATTACTGAACAAGTATTTGCTAAGCAATTATGGtttcaaatacccaattttccTCACAATGTGTCATATGACTGCTTGCTCTTTATTCAGCTACATAGCCATTGCTTGGATGAAAATTGTTCCAATGCAAACTATGAGATCTAGGGTTCAGTTTATGAAGATCTCTGCTTTGAGCCTCGTCTTCTGTGGCTCTGTGGTTAGTGGCAACATTTCACTTAGGTACTTGCCTGTTTCATTCAATCAGGCTATTGGTGCTACTACGCCTTTTTTTACTGCTGTTTTTGCCTATTTGATGACAATGAGGAGGGAATCCTGGTTGACTTATGCTACTCTCCTTCCTGTTGTCGCCGGCGTTATCATTGCCAGTGGG GGTGAGCCAAGTTTTCACTTATTTGGTTTCATCATGTGTATTGGTGCAACAGCTGCTAGGGCACTCAAATCTGTGCTTCAAGGGATTTTGCTGTCATCGGAAGG GGAGAAGCTGAATTCCATGAACCTTCTACTCTACATGGCTCCTATAGCAGTTGTACTTCTATTACCCGTGACAGTAATGATGGAAGAAAATGTAGTTGGTATCACTTTGGCACTTGCAAGAGATGATATTACAATCGTCTGGTTGTTGCTATTCAATTCAGCCCTTGCATATTTTGTAAACTTGACCAACTTTCTCGTCACTAAACACACTAGTGCTCTGACACTTCAG GTCCTGGGAAATGCAAAAGGAGCTGTAGCTGTTGTTGTCTCCATCTTAATATTTAGAAATCCGGTATCAGTAACGGGGATGCTTGGCTATACATTCACAGTTTTTGGGGTCATACTGTATAGTGAAGTAAAGAAACACAGTAAATGA